Part of the Catalinimonas alkaloidigena genome is shown below.
ATTTTGGGGCAGAGCACCAGGGTTAAACCTGTTGCGTTTAAAATCATTAACCTCAGGGCTAAAAGTTGTGCGGAAGACAAGATCGCTGACCGGCTCCACTTCCAGATACAGATTTCCCAGCAGATTGGTAACGTAGCTATGATCGTCTCTTAGCACAATATCCGCCTCCGGATTGGTCTGAATAGATGCCGACACAGGATTTTCAGCAGTATACCTTCCTTCATCATCAAAGATGGCACGGGCAGGCAGATGGTCTCTGAAAATCTGAGCGATGCCGGTTTTGTTATTCTCTCTTCTCAAGCGGGAAACATTGAGCCTGAATCCAGTTCTTACTTTATCAGATAAATCATAATCCAGGTTGGCACGGAAGATATATTTATTGATACCGGAATTTCTGATGATCCCTTCCTGCTTAAAATAGTTACCGGAAATATAATAGTTAATATCCTGGTTTTGAGAGGCTCCGGAAACTGATACGTCCACATTATGGATGGGCGCGCTCCGTGTCACCTGATCAATCCAGTTTACATCGGGCACTGTACTCAGGTCAGGAAAGGGAAGTGCGGCACTCCTGAATTCAGCGTCTTCATTGGAATACTCCGCATGCTGAGGTCCATTTAGGAAGTCAACAGTTTCTATCATATTTTGTACGCCAGAGTACAGATTAAATGAAACCTGTGGTTTTCCTGCTTTGATGCCCTGCCCATTTTTGGTCGTCACCAGGATCACCCCATTGGCACCCCGTGTCCCATAAATAGAAACCGCAGTAGCATCTTTCAGGATATCTATGGACTGGATGTCGTTGGTATTGATGTTGTTCAGGTCAAAATTCTGCCCTACGATCACTCCATCAATCACCCACAGGGGTTCGTTATTACCCTGGATGGAGTTACCACCACGGATACGGATAGAGGTGGCGGCACCGGGCTCACCACTCGTCTGCGTCACCTGTACGCCGGGCGCCCTGCCCTGCAGTATCTGATCTACCCTTGCGCTGGGTACATTCTCCAGACTTTCTCCTTCCACTTTACTCACTGAGCCGGTCAGGTCTCTTTTCTGCTGCGTACCATAGCCTACTACTACGACCTCGGATAGCGATTGTACATCAGGGCTCATGCTGACATTGATAATGGACTGATCGTTGATCGCTATTTCCTGAGACACATAGCCTATGGAAGAAAAAACCAAAGTGGTGACTTCATCATCAACGGTGAGCCGATAATTTCCATCTACCCCTGTGACTGTACCCTGAGAAGTGCCCTGAGCGAGAATATTTACCCCGGGCAAAGGCTCGCCTGACTCTTCATCTGTAACAGTGCCGGAGATGGTTTGTGCCATATGTCTTATGGAAGGAATATAAGCTTCACCCATAGACTGTAATCTACTTACTGCTGAATGCCTGCTCAAAGAGGCCCGAGGTTCATTTTTTTGAACAGGCCGAACTACTTCTTCCTGATAAATCATATAATAGCCTTCCTGAAGCTTCTTGTATTTAAGATGCAGCGGCTCAAGAAAACTTTTGATCACCTCTTCCAGTGCCTTATTCTTTCGCGCGTTTTGAAGCGCTTCTGTGCTTACTTGTTTACGCTCTATGAGCTCTACATCATAATTAAAATGGACAGCATGTTCAGTTTCCAGCTCAGACAAAACTGACTTTAGTGATACGTTTTTTTCTTCCTGATCAGGAGTATTTGCAACTGAACCATCATGCGTTGTTGCCGGTAAACGAGACAGCGAGGCCAGGTCCTGCGCCCCAACGGGCCTGCCAGCCAAGAGCAGTAAAGCTCCTATAAGACAGCCGTAAAAATAGTGTAAGTGTTTGTTCATAACTCTGCAGTTTTAAGTTGTTCTAAAAATCTTTTTCTCAACATGGGTGAGCGTTTATTATCTTGCATGAAAAGTGATAACATCTTCTTCTCGGCTAATTTCTATCTGATAAATACCTGACAATGCTTCCAGCAGTATTTCTATATTATCGGAAGGTACAGTACCTCTAAAAAGCATGTGCTGGAGCTGCTCATCATCAAAAACTACCTCTACGCCGTAAATATCTTCCAGCCTTTGGGCTACTTCAGCCAGGCTCTGATCTTCAAAAATGAGCTGGTTTTGACGCCAGGAGAGGTATTTTTCAGGCTCAACGACCTGCTGACTTAACTTTTGTTCGCTGTAAATTACCCTTTCGCCAGGTTTCATCGCCAGGGTTGGCTGCTCCCTGTTTTCCAAGAGCGACAACTGTACATTACCCTCCTGCAGCACCACTTCAGTAGCTGAATGTCGGGCACGTACATTGAACTGTGTCCCCAGTACTTCAATGCGCAGCTCAGGGGTCAGCACTTCAAACTTACGAGCTATCAAAGCAGCGCTTCCTGTATTATTTGCAGATAAGTCTTCCTGAGGTGTTGAATCTTTCACTACCTTAAAAAAAGCTTCTCCTTGCAGCCATACCTTTCTACTTTCCTGCTGTTTCCAGTCAGCATTATATTGAATAGAAGAGTTGGCATTTAATGTGACCTGTGAACCATCGGGCAAGATGATTTCTTTAATTTCTCCATAACTAGCCCGGTACTCAATCATGGCTGGAGAGGGAAGCAGCAAAAAATAAAAAAGAACGCTCAGGGAAAGTAGTACCGCTACCGATGCGGCCCATTTCAGATAGGGGGGCTTAATTGACCCAAGGTGAAGCGGCTCAGTTTGATTTGATGAAATATTCTGAAGTACACGAGACTTCAAACCTACAATTTCTCGTGGCGTGACCTCCTCCTCTTCAAAAGAAAGTGAAAGTAACAGACGCTTTGCTTCCTCTACATCTTTTTGCTGGTATGGATGCCTGAGTAGCCATTGATTCCAGAACAAAGTATTTTGCTGATTGGGGTGGAAGACCCACTCCTGAAAATACTCATCAAGTACGAAGTCATGGACTGTATAGCGTGAATAATCCATAGTATCAGGTTGTTGCTATACAGTAAAAGCAGGAACCGGATAAAGCTCACGGTTTTCCTGGCCAGAAAATTAATATTTACAGACCACTCAATGATCTGATTAACTATTTGCGTACATACGAATCAAAGCTATCTTTTATTACAATTATGCTAATAGCAAGACCAGCAGAATTGGCCAGCAGAAGGGGAACAATATATCCTGTGAGGGCTTTAGTTCTTTTTGTAAATTACTGATCGCTTGAGAAATGAGGTTGTAAACTGTACGCTTATTGAGCGTCATCATCTCGGCAATTTCGTCATAGGTAAAGCGGTTGTAAAATTTTAAATAAAGGGCTTCTTTTTGCCTGCGGGTCAGGGAATGAAGGGCATCATTAAGCTGCCTGATCTGCTCTTCCCTGAGCTGTTGAGAGATGATTTTATCTTCCTGGGAAAAAGTAATATGATGCTCTGCTCCTTCATTGATTTCCCAATGTTGAGCCTGCTTGATACAGCGCAGGATTCTCCTTCTCAGGCCTTTAAACAAGTAAAACTTGATAGCATTTGTATCACTCAGGCGTGTTCGCTTCTCCCAGATTTCTGCGAATAATTCCTGTATGCAGTCTTCAACCACTTCACGATTGCTGGTGAATTTATGGCCATAGCTATACAGAAGTAAAATATACCGGTCAAATATAACACCCACAGCTTCCCTATCTCCTCGCTTTAAGCGTTTCCAAAGATATGCATCGCTATGCGTGTTTACTGATGAGGGCATAGGGTCTGGCAGTGGTTACCAATACAACTTATTTTTAATATGTTAAAAGCTAAGGATGATTTCAAATAAAATTGGGAATGTGATATCAAACCTTCCCGTTTTACACGTTTTGGATACTTATAACATAAAATCAGCTGTCAGTCACTTCCTATGCCCCCAGAGATATTTTACATAGAGAATAGCTTAAAACTGAATTTTATTGCTCCAGTTTCTCCACCAATCTACGGGCGGCCCTCACATCGTAGTTTCGGTTATCCTCATTATCAGGCAGCAGGGCTTTTACAGCAGAGAGTGTAGGCTTAGCGTCATCCTCCATGGTCTCTAATACATTGATAGCCTG
Proteins encoded:
- a CDS encoding SusC/RagA family TonB-linked outer membrane protein, translated to MNKHLHYFYGCLIGALLLLAGRPVGAQDLASLSRLPATTHDGSVANTPDQEEKNVSLKSVLSELETEHAVHFNYDVELIERKQVSTEALQNARKNKALEEVIKSFLEPLHLKYKKLQEGYYMIYQEEVVRPVQKNEPRASLSRHSAVSRLQSMGEAYIPSIRHMAQTISGTVTDEESGEPLPGVNILAQGTSQGTVTGVDGNYRLTVDDEVTTLVFSSIGYVSQEIAINDQSIINVSMSPDVQSLSEVVVVGYGTQQKRDLTGSVSKVEGESLENVPSARVDQILQGRAPGVQVTQTSGEPGAATSIRIRGGNSIQGNNEPLWVIDGVIVGQNFDLNNINTNDIQSIDILKDATAVSIYGTRGANGVILVTTKNGQGIKAGKPQVSFNLYSGVQNMIETVDFLNGPQHAEYSNEDAEFRSAALPFPDLSTVPDVNWIDQVTRSAPIHNVDVSVSGASQNQDINYYISGNYFKQEGIIRNSGINKYIFRANLDYDLSDKVRTGFRLNVSRLRRENNKTGIAQIFRDHLPARAIFDDEGRYTAENPVSASIQTNPEADIVLRDDHSYVTNLLGNLYLEVEPVSDLVFRTTFSPEVNDFKRNRFNPGALPQNFVINDGGDARIDTRSSVGYINENTISYRKSLGSAHELNLLGGFTLQKYQVEENTSQAFQLSNDITGYNNLAFGSNPTRNIVSSDYDAFQLISWLGRVNYIFQSKYLFTFVGRVDGSSRFAPGNKYGFFPSGAVAWRLSEEPFIQDLGVFDQLKLRASYGISGSQAIESFRTLALLDNANTTFNGLEQAGVTLGRPANDELRWETTNQFDIGLEASFLEGRLSFELDYYNKRTEDLLLNVQIPRQTGFVSRLQNLGEMRNSGLEFILNTVNVSQNDWRWSSMLTLSGNRNEVVDLGGVDLIDVVDPSATGQGGPGGRLIVGETAPVFVGVNYLGTWKSQEEIDASGQVGQDVGGPRFGDTDGDQQITEDDFIVLGSPQPDFIYGFQNTVSYGNWSLDFFFQGTYGNEVFNSLTQTAFFGRAERTKYAETLDRWTPENPDSDIPRAGAVAALSEIKNNSEMIEDGTHMRLKNLKLTYNLPVERWGLNGFKSISVYFTGTNLFVLSDFRLNDPETSMFGRDNVALGFSQGEYPSARILSLGIKAIL
- a CDS encoding FecR family protein, whose amino-acid sequence is MDYSRYTVHDFVLDEYFQEWVFHPNQQNTLFWNQWLLRHPYQQKDVEEAKRLLLSLSFEEEEVTPREIVGLKSRVLQNISSNQTEPLHLGSIKPPYLKWAASVAVLLSLSVLFYFLLLPSPAMIEYRASYGEIKEIILPDGSQVTLNANSSIQYNADWKQQESRKVWLQGEAFFKVVKDSTPQEDLSANNTGSAALIARKFEVLTPELRIEVLGTQFNVRARHSATEVVLQEGNVQLSLLENREQPTLAMKPGERVIYSEQKLSQQVVEPEKYLSWRQNQLIFEDQSLAEVAQRLEDIYGVEVVFDDEQLQHMLFRGTVPSDNIEILLEALSGIYQIEISREEDVITFHAR
- a CDS encoding RNA polymerase sigma factor yields the protein MPSSVNTHSDAYLWKRLKRGDREAVGVIFDRYILLLYSYGHKFTSNREVVEDCIQELFAEIWEKRTRLSDTNAIKFYLFKGLRRRILRCIKQAQHWEINEGAEHHITFSQEDKIISQQLREEQIRQLNDALHSLTRRQKEALYLKFYNRFTYDEIAEMMTLNKRTVYNLISQAISNLQKELKPSQDILFPFCWPILLVLLLA